From Mycobacterium cookii:
ATGAGGGCAGTCGGTTCGACCGGCCGGAGTTGACCGACTACCTCGACGCGGACGGATCCATCGTCCTGCCCGACGGTGTCAGCCTGGTGACATTTCTGGACCGGCACATCGACAGCGTCGGTGATGCCGTCGCGTACCGCTACCTCGACTACTCCCACGACGCCGACGGCACTGTGATCGAGCTGACCTGGGGACAGCTGGGCACCAGGCTGCGCGCCATCGGCGCTCGGCTGCAGCAGGTGACCACCCGCGGCGACCGGGTGGCGATCTTGGCGCCGCAGGGCATCGACTACATCGTCGGCTTCTTCGCCGCGATCAAGGCCGGCGACATCGCGGTGCCGTTGTTCGCGCCGGAGTTTCCAGGCCACGCCGAGCGACTCGACGCGGTGTTGAGCGACGCCAAGCCGTCGGTGGTCTTGACAACCGCTGCGGCGGCCGCGGCCGTTGCGGACTTTGTCCGCTCGCTTCCGCGCGACAGCAGACCGCGGATCATCGCGATCGACGAAGTCCCTGACTCGGTCGGTGCCACTTATCAGCCGGTTCGGCTCGACACCGACGACATCGCCTACCTGCAGTACACCTCGGGGTCCACCCGAGCCCCGGTCGGCGTGGAGATCACTCACCGCGCGATCGGTACCAACGTGCTGCAGATGGTGATCTCGACCGGAATCGACTGGGACATCCGAAGCGTCAGCTGGCTGCCGCTCTACCACGACATGGGTCTGCTGATGATCGTGTGCGTGGCGGTGTTCGGCACCCAGGTCACGCTGATGTCGCCGGCCGCATTCGTCCGCCGGCCGCAACGCTGGATTCGCCGGCTGGCCGCGGAGTCCAAGCACGGCCCCACGTTCGCCGCGGCCCCGAACTTCGCCTTCGAATTGTCCGTCGAGCGAGGGCTGCCCGACGAGGGTGAGGACCTCGACCTGACCAACGTCGTCTCGCTGATCAACGGCTCGGAGCCGGTGCGGATCACCTCGATGGAGAAGTTCAACACGGCGTTCGCGCCCTACGGTCTGCCAAGCACGGCGATCAAACCGTCCTACGGCATGGCCGAGGCGACCTTGTTCGTCTCGACCATCGACCTCTCCGCCGCGGCCACCGTCGTCTATCTGGACCGTGAGCAGCTAGGTGCCGGGCATGCGGTCCCGGTCCCGCGCGACGCGCCCAACGCGATCGCATCGGTCGGCTGCGGTCGAATCGCCCGCAGCCAGTGGGGCGTCATCGTCGACACCGAGACCGAGGCGGAGCTGCCCGACGGCGAGGTCGGCGAGATCTGGTTGCACGGCAACAACATCGGCCGAGGCTACTGGGGCCGCCGCGAAGAGACCAACCAGGTGTTCGGCAACAAGCTGCAGCGCCGACTGGCGACCGGCAGCCACGCCGAGGGTGCGCCGAGCGATGCCACCTGGCTACGGACCGGCGACCTCGGTGTCTACATCGGCGGTGAGCTTCACATCACCGGCCGGATCAAGGACCTGATCATCGTCGACGGCCGCAACCACTACCCGCAGGACATCGAGGCCACTACCGCGGAGGCGTCGCCGAAGGTCCGATCGGGTTATGTGGCAGCGTTTTCGGTGCCGGCCAACGAGGTGCCGGGGGCGTCCGCCGACGAGGTCGGCGAGCGCGTGGTCATCGTCGCCGAACGAGCGCCGGGCGCCGGCCGAGGTGACCCGCAACCGGTGATCGACGACATCCGCGCCGCGGTGTCCCGCCGGCACAGCCTGCCCCTGGCCGAGGTACTGCTGGTCGCGGCCGGCGTCATCCCGCGCACCACCAGCGGCAAGCTCGCGCGCCGTGCCTGTCGCGCCCTCTATCTCAGCGGCGAACTGGGTCACCGCAACCACTAACCGCCGCACTCGGCGATCCGGCGGCGCAGATAGTCGCGGCCCGGCTCGGAACCGTTGGACGCCAACGCCGTTCGATACCAGGTGAGCGCGTCGTCGCGCCGTCCGGCTCGTCGCAAGAGGTCGGCGCGCACCGACGCGACGAGGTTGGACCGGGCCAGCCGTGGATCGTGGGCGACTTTCTCCAGCGCGGCCAGGCCCGCGTCCGGCCCGTCGCGAAAGCCCACCGCCAGGGCCCGGTTGGCGCGTACCACCGGTGAGTCCGTCATCACCGCCAGCTTGTCGTAGGCGGCACAGATCGCCCGCCAGTCGGTCTGGTCCCACGACGATGCCGTCGCGTGCAGCGCGGCGATCACCGCCTGCGGTAGGTAGGGTCCGGTCGAACCCTGCGCCAGTCGCAGCCGATTCAGGCCGCGCGCGATCCGGCCGCGGTCCCAGCGCGCGCGGTCCTGCTCCTCCAGCGGCACCAACGTGCCGTCAGCGTCGACCCGGGTCGACCGTCGCGAATCATGTAGCAGCACAAGGGCGGCCAGCGCGTGGGCTTCCGGCTCGCTCGGCATCAGCGTGCACAGCTCCGAGGCCAGCCGGACGCCCTCGTCGCACAGTTCGTCGCGAATCGCCGACGGCCCGGCCGTCGACCAGTAGCCCTCGGTGAACACCGAATAGATGCAGCCGAGCACGTGCGGCGTGCGTTCGGGCAGCAATTCGGCCGGCGGCACCCGCAGCGGGATGTTCGCGTGTCGCACCTTGGCCTTGGCCCTGGTAATCCGTTGTCCGACAGCCGTTTCGGTCTGCAGCAGCGCGCGGGCGATCTCGGCGACGGTCAACCCGGACACCAGTCGCAGCGTCAACGCCAGCTGTGACAGCCGGTCGAGTGCGGGATGTGCACAGGTGAACATCATCCGCAGCTCGTCGTCGCGAACCGGGTGCGGGTCGGCGTGATCGGTGCGAGCCCGGATGGCCTGGATCTCTTCGACCACGTAGCCCCATTCCTTTCCCGGTCGGACCGATTCGCGGCGCAGCCGGTCGCGAGCGCGGTTGCGCGCCACGGTGAGCACCCAGCCGCCGGGGTTGTCCGGCACGCGGTCGCGGGGCCATGTTCGCAGCGCCTCGGCGAACGCTTCCTGGACGGCGTCCTCGGCGACCGTGAGATCCCCCGACCAACGCGCCAGCGCGGCCACGGCCGGACCCCACTCCCGCCGAAAGACGCCGTCCAGGTCGACCATTCGTGGTTTAGAGCCCCGACACCCCGGCCAGCTGTCGCACCTCGACCGTAGAAGCGGGAATCATCGACGCCAGCTTCACGGCCTCGTCACGGTCGGCGGCCGTCAGCAGATAGAAGCCCGTCGCGATCTCCGCGCTTTCGGCGAACGGCCCGTCGGTGAGCAATGCCTGGCCGTCGCGGACCCGCACCGTCGTCGCCGTCGCGGGCTCGTGCAAGGCCGCACCCCCGACGATGTGATCGCCTGCCGCGGCGGCGAATTCACCATGCCGCTCCGCTTCGGCCTGCCATTCCGGTGTGCCCGGTGTATTAACCGATGACGGCGGCTCGAGAAGCAGCGCCAACCACTGCGCGTCCGAGCGCGACCACTCGGCGTCGAAGGTGTGGAAGATCGGCCGAAGCTCGATCGCGCCGTGCCGGGCGGCGGGGATGCCGCGGGCCAATTCGAGTGCATCGTCGAGGTTTTCGGCTTCGAACACGTAATAACCGCCGGCGACTTCGGCGCCCTCGGCGAACGGTCCGTCGGTGATGGTCGGCGCGTCCGGACCACCGCTGATCCGGGTCGATTCAGGCGTCAGCGCATCACCGGCGCGGATCGCCGAGCGCGCGCTGGCGTGAAAGCTCTGATAGGCCGCCATCTCGGTGGCCTGCTCGTCGGGCGTGAGATCGCGATCCTGACGGATCAACAACGCGAGGTACTGCATGTCGTCACCTCCGGTAGTGAGCAGAACCTTGTGTTCCACTCTCTACCTGTGCGACGAACGGCGCGCCCGCAATCCGACAGCGGCCAGAAAAAAAGTTACGCGACAGCGCCGGGTTTGAGATAGGTGACCAGGCTGCAGTCGATCGTCTCGTCGGCGAAGTGGGCCTCGCAGCCGCGCAGGTACCGCATGTACCGGTCGTAGTTCTCTTGGGAGGCGACCGCGATGGCCTCGTCCTTGTGGGCTTCCAGCGCGTCGCCCCAGATCCGCAGCGTCTTGACGTAGTGCGGCTGCAGCGACAGCGGTTCGGGAACGACGAAACCGGCCTTCTCGCCGTGCTCGACCATCATTTCGGTGCTGGGCAGCCGGCCACCGGGGAAGATCTCGGTGAGCATGAACTTGATGAACCGTGCGGTCTCGAAGGTGATCTTCTTGCCGCGCGCGTGCAGGTTGTACGGGTGGTAGGCCACGCTGCTCTGCACGGTCATCCGGCCGTCGTCGGGCATGATGTTGAACGTGTTCTTGAAGAACCGGTCGTAATTTTCGAAGCCGAAGTGCTCGAACGCCTCGATGGACACGATCCGGTCCACGGGCTCGCTGAAATCCTCCCAGCCACGCAGCAGCACCTGGCGCGAGCGATTGGTGTCGATGCTGTCCATCACCTTCGTGGTTCGGGCGTGCTGATTCTTGGACAGCGTCAGCCCGATGACGTTGACGTCGTACTTCTCGACCGCGCGGCGCATCGTGGTGCCCCAGCCGCAGCCGATGTCCAACAGCGTCATGCCGGGCTTCAGGTCCAGCTTGTCGAGGTTCAGGTCGATCTTGGCGATCTGGGCTTCTTCCAGAGTCATGTCGTCACGCTCGAAGTAGGCGCAGCTGTACATCCGCGTCGGGTCCTGGAACAGCCCGAAGAAGTCGTCGGAGAGGTCGTAGTGTGCCTGGATGTCCTCGGGGCGCGTACGCGTGTCCGTCGGTGAGACTGGATTGTCAGTCATCATCGTCTTGTTGCCCTTCCTACTGCTTTTGTTTCGCCTCAACCGAGTTGGTGTTCGCCGACTGTGCACGTTATCGGGTTGTGCCAGGACAATACCCGTGATTGGCGATCATCGGACTGACCCTCAGCGGTCATTTGCAGGCTATTTCTCCAGGGTGAATTGATTGACGTCGCAGTACCCGACCCGGAACCCCTTGGCGCAGCCGGTCAGATAGTGCATGTAGCGGTCGTAGACCTCTTCGGACTGGATCTTGATCGCTTCGTCCTTGTGTGCCTCGAGCGCGGCGGCCCAACAGTCCAGAGTCTTGGCGTAGTGCGGCTGCAGCGACTGCCTGCGCGTCAACGTGAAGCCCCCCTTCGCCGAGCGCTCTTCCACCATCTCGATCGACGGCAGCCGGCCACCAGGGAAGATCTCGGTGACGATGAACTTCATGAACCGGGCCAGGTCAAACGTCAACGGCATGCCGCGCTCGGTCATCTGCGACGGCACCAGGGCGGTGATCGTGTGCAGCAGCATCACCCCGTCGTCGGGCAGTGCTTTGTTCGCCATCTTGAAGAAGTCGTCGTAGCGGTCGTGGCCGAAGTGCTCGAATGCACCGATCGACACGATCCGGTCGACCGGCTCGTCGAACTCCTCCCAGCCGGCCAGCCGGATT
This genomic window contains:
- a CDS encoding fatty acyl-AMP ligase; this translates as MADAFRNEGSRFDRPELTDYLDADGSIVLPDGVSLVTFLDRHIDSVGDAVAYRYLDYSHDADGTVIELTWGQLGTRLRAIGARLQQVTTRGDRVAILAPQGIDYIVGFFAAIKAGDIAVPLFAPEFPGHAERLDAVLSDAKPSVVLTTAAAAAAVADFVRSLPRDSRPRIIAIDEVPDSVGATYQPVRLDTDDIAYLQYTSGSTRAPVGVEITHRAIGTNVLQMVISTGIDWDIRSVSWLPLYHDMGLLMIVCVAVFGTQVTLMSPAAFVRRPQRWIRRLAAESKHGPTFAAAPNFAFELSVERGLPDEGEDLDLTNVVSLINGSEPVRITSMEKFNTAFAPYGLPSTAIKPSYGMAEATLFVSTIDLSAAATVVYLDREQLGAGHAVPVPRDAPNAIASVGCGRIARSQWGVIVDTETEAELPDGEVGEIWLHGNNIGRGYWGRREETNQVFGNKLQRRLATGSHAEGAPSDATWLRTGDLGVYIGGELHITGRIKDLIIVDGRNHYPQDIEATTAEASPKVRSGYVAAFSVPANEVPGASADEVGERVVIVAERAPGAGRGDPQPVIDDIRAAVSRRHSLPLAEVLLVAAGVIPRTTSGKLARRACRALYLSGELGHRNH
- a CDS encoding RNA polymerase sigma factor translates to MVDLDGVFRREWGPAVAALARWSGDLTVAEDAVQEAFAEALRTWPRDRVPDNPGGWVLTVARNRARDRLRRESVRPGKEWGYVVEEIQAIRARTDHADPHPVRDDELRMMFTCAHPALDRLSQLALTLRLVSGLTVAEIARALLQTETAVGQRITRAKAKVRHANIPLRVPPAELLPERTPHVLGCIYSVFTEGYWSTAGPSAIRDELCDEGVRLASELCTLMPSEPEAHALAALVLLHDSRRSTRVDADGTLVPLEEQDRARWDRGRIARGLNRLRLAQGSTGPYLPQAVIAALHATASSWDQTDWRAICAAYDKLAVMTDSPVVRANRALAVGFRDGPDAGLAALEKVAHDPRLARSNLVASVRADLLRRAGRRDDALTWYRTALASNGSEPGRDYLRRRIAECGG
- a CDS encoding YciI family protein; this encodes MQYLALLIRQDRDLTPDEQATEMAAYQSFHASARSAIRAGDALTPESTRISGGPDAPTITDGPFAEGAEVAGGYYVFEAENLDDALELARGIPAARHGAIELRPIFHTFDAEWSRSDAQWLALLLEPPSSVNTPGTPEWQAEAERHGEFAAAAGDHIVGGAALHEPATATTVRVRDGQALLTDGPFAESAEIATGFYLLTAADRDEAVKLASMIPASTVEVRQLAGVSGL
- the mmaA4 gene encoding hydroxymycolate synthase MmaA4, translated to MTDNPVSPTDTRTRPEDIQAHYDLSDDFFGLFQDPTRMYSCAYFERDDMTLEEAQIAKIDLNLDKLDLKPGMTLLDIGCGWGTTMRRAVEKYDVNVIGLTLSKNQHARTTKVMDSIDTNRSRQVLLRGWEDFSEPVDRIVSIEAFEHFGFENYDRFFKNTFNIMPDDGRMTVQSSVAYHPYNLHARGKKITFETARFIKFMLTEIFPGGRLPSTEMMVEHGEKAGFVVPEPLSLQPHYVKTLRIWGDALEAHKDEAIAVASQENYDRYMRYLRGCEAHFADETIDCSLVTYLKPGAVA
- a CDS encoding cyclopropane mycolic acid synthase family methyltransferase → MAQKLRPHFEDVQAHYDLSDEFFRLFLDPSQTYSCAYFERDDMTLEEAQQAKVDLALGKLGLEPGMTLLDVGCGWGSTMRRAVDKYDVNVIGLTLSKNQAGHVQKTLDEMDSPRTKEIRLAGWEEFDEPVDRIVSIGAFEHFGHDRYDDFFKMANKALPDDGVMLLHTITALVPSQMTERGMPLTFDLARFMKFIVTEIFPGGRLPSIEMVEERSAKGGFTLTRRQSLQPHYAKTLDCWAAALEAHKDEAIKIQSEEVYDRYMHYLTGCAKGFRVGYCDVNQFTLEK